One segment of Chionomys nivalis chromosome 1, mChiNiv1.1, whole genome shotgun sequence DNA contains the following:
- the Slc4a2 gene encoding anion exchange protein 2 isoform X3, translating to MGRKTLNTTASPPTISTIHCPPIPHQETASRPTKGAQTGTLVEEMVAVASGTAGGDDGGAAGRPLTKAQPGHRSYNLQERRRIGSMTGVEQALLPRVPTDESEAQTLATADLDLMKSHRFEDVPGVRRHLVRKNAKGSTQAAREGREPGPTPRARPRAPHKPHEVFVELNELLLDKNQEPQWRETARWIKFEEDVEEETERWGKPHVASLSFRSLLELRRTLAHGAVLLDLDQQTLPGVAHQVVEQMVISDQIKAEDRANVLRALLLKHSHPSDEKEFSFPRNISAGSLGSLLGHHHAQGTESDPHVTEPLISGVPETRLEVDRERELPPPAPPAGITRSKSKHELKLLEKIPENAEATVVLVGCVEFLSRPTMAFVRLREAVELDAVLEVPVPVRFLFLLLGPSSANMDYHEIGRSISTLMSDKQFHEAAYLADERDDLLTAINAFLDCSVVLPPSEVQGEELLRSVAHFQRQMLKKREEQGRLLPPGAGLEPKSAQDKALLQMVEVAGAAEDDPLRRTGRPFGGLIRDVRRRYPHYLSDFRDALDPQCLAAVIFIYFAALSPAITFGGLLGEKTQDLIGVSELIMSTALQGVIFCLLGAQPLLVIGFSGPLLVFEEAFFSFCSSNQLEYLVGRVWIGFWLVFLALLMVALEGSFLVRFVSRFTQEIFAFLISLIFIYETFYKLIKIFQEHPLHGCSVSNDSEADSSSGNMTWTATMLVPDNGSTAMQSGPEKPRGQPNTALLSLVLMAGTFFIAFFLRKFKNSRFFPGRIRRVIGDFGVPIAILIMVLVDYSIEDTYTQKLSVPSGFSVTAPDKRGWVINPLGEKSPFPVWMMVASLLPAVLVFILIFMETQITTLIISKKERMLQKGSGFHLDLLLIVAMGGICALFGLPWLAAATVRSVTHANALTVMSKAVAPGDKPKIQEVKEQRVTGLLVALLVGLSMVIGDLLRQIPLAVLFGIFLYMGVTSLNGIQFYERLHLLLMPPKHHPDVTYVKKVRTMRMHLFTALQLLCLALLWAVMSTAASLAFPFILILTVPLRMVVLTRIFTEREMKCLDANEAEPVFDEREGVDEYNEMPMPV from the exons ATGGGGAGGAAGACTTTGAAT ACCACCGCCAGTCCTCCCACCATATCCACCATCCACTGTCCACC GATACCCCACCAGGAGACAGCTTCCCGGCCCACCAAAGGGGCACAGACGGG AACGCTGGTGGAGGAGATGGTAGCGGTGGCCAGTGGCACGGCTGGAGGTGATGATGGAGGTGCTGCAGGACGTCCCCTGACCAAAGCCCAGCCTGGACATCGAAGTTACAACCTTCAGGAGAGAAGACGAATTGGCAGTATGACAGGGGTGGAGCAGGCACTACTGCCCAGGGTCCCTACTGATGAGAGTGAGGCCCAGACACTAGCCACAGCTGACCTTGACCTCATGAAAA GTCACCGGTTTGAGGATGTTCCTGGGGTACGGCGACACTTGGTGAGGAAGAATGCCAAAGGTTCTACACAAGCTGCCCGGGAAGGTCGAGAGCCTGGCCCCACACCTCGGGCACGACCGCGGGCCCCCCATAAGCCCCATGAG GTGTTTGTGGAGCTGAATGAGTTGCTGTTGGACAAAAACCAGGAGCCTCAGTGGCGGGAGACAGCCCGCTGGATAAAATTTGAGGAGGATGTGGAGGAGGAGACCGAGCGCTGGGGGAAGCCTCATGTGGCCTCACTGTCCTTCCGAAGCCTCCTGGAACTCCGCAGAACACTGGCCCACG GAGCTGTGCTCTTGGACCTGGATCAGCAGACCCTGCCTGGGGTGGCCCATCAGGTGGTAGAACAGATGGTCATCTCTGACCAGATCAAGGCAGAGGATAGAGCCAATGTGCTACGCGCCCTTCTGCTGAAACACAG CCACCCAAGTGACGAGAAAGAGTTCTCCTTTCCCCGAAACATCTCAGCGGGTTCTCTAGGCTCTCTGCTGGGGCATCACCATGCCCAGGGGACCGAGAGTGATCCTCACGTCACGGAGCCGCTCATCAGTGGTGTTCCTGAGACCCGGCTGGAGGTGGATAGAGAG CGTGagctcccacccccagccccacccgCAGGCATTACCCGCTCCAAGTCCAAGCATGAGCTGAAGCTGCTGGAGAAGATCCCCGAGAATGCTGAGGCTACCGTGGTCCTAGTGG GCTGTGTGGAGTTCCTTTCTCGCCCCACCATGGCCTTTGTGCGTCTGCGGGAGGCTGTGGAACTGGATGCAGTTCTGGAGGTGCCTGTACCCGTGCgtttcctcttcctgcttctgggcCCCAGCAGTGCCAACATGGACTACCATGAGATTGGCCGCTCCATCTCCACCCTCATGTCTGACAAG CAATTCCACGAGGCAGCCTACCTGGCAGATGAACGGGACGACTTGCTGACTGCTATCAATGCCTTCCTGGACTGCAGTGTGGTGCTACCACCTTCAGAAGTGCAGGGCGAGGAGCTGCTGCGTTCTGTTGCCCATTTCCAACGCCAGATGCTAAAGAAGCGAGAGGAGCAGGGCCGCCTGTTACCCCCTGGGGCTGGGCTAGAACCCAAGTCTGCCCAAGATAAGG CGCTCCTGCAGATGGTAGAGGTGGCAGGTGCAGCTGAAGATGATCCCCTTCGGAGGACGGGCCGGCCCTTTGGGGGGCTGATCCGTGACGTGCGGCGCCGATACCCCCACTACCTGAGTGACTTCCGTGATGCACTTGACCCTCAGTGCCTGGCTGCTGTGATCTTCATTTACTTTGCCGCCCTGTCTCCTGCCATCACTTTTGGGGGCCTACTAG GAGAGAAGACACAGGACCTGATAGGAGTATCAGAGCTGATCATGTCCACAGCACTCCAAGGTGTGATCTTCTGCCTGCTCGGGGCTCAACCACTGCTGGTGATTGGCTTCTCTGGGCCTCTGCTAGTGTTTGAGGAGGCCTTCTTCTCG TTCTGCAGCAGCAATCAGTTGGAGTACTTGGTGGGCCGAGTGTGGATTGGCTTCTGGCTGGTGTTCCTGGCCCTGCTCATGGTGGCTCTGGAGGGGAGCTTCCTGGTCCGCTTTGTCTCCCGATTCACCCAGGAGATCTTTGCCTTCCTCATCTCCCTCATCTTCATCTATGAGACCTTCTACAAGCTgatcaag ATCTTCCAGGAACACCCTCTCCATGGCTGCTCAGTCTCCAACGACTCAGAGGCAGACAGCAGCAGTGGCAATATGACTTGGACAGCAACCATGCTGGTGCCAGACAACGGCAGCACAGCCATGCAGTCTGGACCAGAGAAGCCCCGGGGCCAGCCCAACACGGCCTTGCTATCGCTGGTGCTGATGGCTGGCACCTTCTTCATCGCCTTCTTCCTTCGCAAATTCAAGAACAGCCGGTTCTTCCCTGGCCGG ATCCGGCGGGTAATTGGGGACTTCGGGGTGCCCATCGCGATCCTCATCATGGTGCTTGTGGATTACAGTATTGAGGACACCTACACCCAG AAGCTGAGTGTGCCTAGTGGATTCTCCGTGACAGCCCCAGACAAGCGGGGCTGGGTCATCAACCCTCTTGGAGAAAAGAGCCCCTTTCCCGTGTGGATGATGGTGGccagcctgctgcctgctgtcctGGTGTTCATCCTTATCTTCATGGAGACACAGATCACCAC GCTGATCATCTCCAAGAAAGAGCGGATGCTGCAGAAGGGCTCTGGTTTCCACCTGGACCTGCTGCTCATTGTAGCCATGGGTGGCATCTGTGCCCTCTTTGGCCTTCCTTGGTTGGCTGCTGCCACAGTCCGCTCTGTCACTCATGCCAATGCACTCACTGTCATGAGCAAGGCTGTGGCACCTGGAGACAAACCCAAGATTCAGGAGGTCAAGGAACAGCGGGTAACAGGGCTGCTGGTGGCCCTGCTTGTAG gcCTCTCCATGGTCATTGGGGACCTACTGCGACAGATCCCCCTGGCTGTACTCTTTGGCATTTTCTTATACATGGGAGTTACTTCCCTTAATGGGATCCAATTCTATGAGCGGTTGCACCTGCTACTCATGCCACCCAAACACCACCCAGATGTTACCTACGTCAAGAAG GTTCGGACCATGCGGATGCACCTGTTCACTGCCTTGCAGTTACTGTGCCTGGCCCTGCTCTGGGCAGTCATGTCCACAGCCGCCTCCCTGGCCTTCCCCTTCATCCTCATCCTCACAGTGCCACTACGCATGGTGGTACTTACCCGCATCTTCACCGAGCGAGAAATGAAATGT CTGGATGCTAATGAGGCAGAGCCAGTGTTTGATGAGCGTGAAGGTGTGGATGAGTACAACGAGATGCCCATGCCTGTGTAG
- the Slc4a2 gene encoding anion exchange protein 2 isoform X1 yields the protein MSSAPRRPASGADSLHTPEPESLSPGTPGFPEQEEDELRTLGVERFEEILQEAGSRGGEEPGRSYGEEDFEYHRQSSHHIHHPLSTHLPPDARRRKTPQGPGRKPRRRPGASPTGETPTIEEGEEDEDETSEAEGSRAPPQQPSPASTPSSVQFFLQEDESGERKAERTSPSPPTQIPHQETASRPTKGAQTGTLVEEMVAVASGTAGGDDGGAAGRPLTKAQPGHRSYNLQERRRIGSMTGVEQALLPRVPTDESEAQTLATADLDLMKSHRFEDVPGVRRHLVRKNAKGSTQAAREGREPGPTPRARPRAPHKPHEVFVELNELLLDKNQEPQWRETARWIKFEEDVEEETERWGKPHVASLSFRSLLELRRTLAHGAVLLDLDQQTLPGVAHQVVEQMVISDQIKAEDRANVLRALLLKHSHPSDEKEFSFPRNISAGSLGSLLGHHHAQGTESDPHVTEPLISGVPETRLEVDRERELPPPAPPAGITRSKSKHELKLLEKIPENAEATVVLVGCVEFLSRPTMAFVRLREAVELDAVLEVPVPVRFLFLLLGPSSANMDYHEIGRSISTLMSDKQFHEAAYLADERDDLLTAINAFLDCSVVLPPSEVQGEELLRSVAHFQRQMLKKREEQGRLLPPGAGLEPKSAQDKALLQMVEVAGAAEDDPLRRTGRPFGGLIRDVRRRYPHYLSDFRDALDPQCLAAVIFIYFAALSPAITFGGLLGEKTQDLIGVSELIMSTALQGVIFCLLGAQPLLVIGFSGPLLVFEEAFFSFCSSNQLEYLVGRVWIGFWLVFLALLMVALEGSFLVRFVSRFTQEIFAFLISLIFIYETFYKLIKIFQEHPLHGCSVSNDSEADSSSGNMTWTATMLVPDNGSTAMQSGPEKPRGQPNTALLSLVLMAGTFFIAFFLRKFKNSRFFPGRIRRVIGDFGVPIAILIMVLVDYSIEDTYTQKLSVPSGFSVTAPDKRGWVINPLGEKSPFPVWMMVASLLPAVLVFILIFMETQITTLIISKKERMLQKGSGFHLDLLLIVAMGGICALFGLPWLAAATVRSVTHANALTVMSKAVAPGDKPKIQEVKEQRVTGLLVALLVGLSMVIGDLLRQIPLAVLFGIFLYMGVTSLNGIQFYERLHLLLMPPKHHPDVTYVKKVRTMRMHLFTALQLLCLALLWAVMSTAASLAFPFILILTVPLRMVVLTRIFTEREMKCLDANEAEPVFDEREGVDEYNEMPMPV from the exons ATGAGCAGCGCCCCCAGGCGCCCCGCCTCGGGCGCAGATTCTTTGCACACG CCAGAGCCTGAAAGCCTGAGCCCCGGAACACCTGGGTTCCCTGAGCAAGAAGAAGACGAACTTCGTACCCTAGGTGTAGAACGGTTCGAGGAGATCCTGCAGGAGGCTGGATCCCGAGGAGGAGAGGAGCCAGGCCGAAGCTATGGGGAGGAAGACTTTGAAT ACCACCGCCAGTCCTCCCACCATATCCACCATCCACTGTCCACCCATCTGCCTCCTGATGCCCGCCGCCGCAAGACTCCCCAGGGCCCAGGACGGAAACCTCGGAGGCGCCCTGGAGCCTCTCCCACTGGGGAGACCCCTACAAtcgaggaaggggaggaagatgaGGATGAAACCAGTGAAGCTGAAGGGTCCAGGGCTCCCCCACAGCAGCCATCCCCTGCCTCTACACCTTCTTCAGTGCAG TTCTTTCTCCAAGAGGATGAAAGTGGAGAAcggaaggcagagagaacaagccCATCCCCCCCTACACAGATACCCCACCAGGAGACAGCTTCCCGGCCCACCAAAGGGGCACAGACGGG AACGCTGGTGGAGGAGATGGTAGCGGTGGCCAGTGGCACGGCTGGAGGTGATGATGGAGGTGCTGCAGGACGTCCCCTGACCAAAGCCCAGCCTGGACATCGAAGTTACAACCTTCAGGAGAGAAGACGAATTGGCAGTATGACAGGGGTGGAGCAGGCACTACTGCCCAGGGTCCCTACTGATGAGAGTGAGGCCCAGACACTAGCCACAGCTGACCTTGACCTCATGAAAA GTCACCGGTTTGAGGATGTTCCTGGGGTACGGCGACACTTGGTGAGGAAGAATGCCAAAGGTTCTACACAAGCTGCCCGGGAAGGTCGAGAGCCTGGCCCCACACCTCGGGCACGACCGCGGGCCCCCCATAAGCCCCATGAG GTGTTTGTGGAGCTGAATGAGTTGCTGTTGGACAAAAACCAGGAGCCTCAGTGGCGGGAGACAGCCCGCTGGATAAAATTTGAGGAGGATGTGGAGGAGGAGACCGAGCGCTGGGGGAAGCCTCATGTGGCCTCACTGTCCTTCCGAAGCCTCCTGGAACTCCGCAGAACACTGGCCCACG GAGCTGTGCTCTTGGACCTGGATCAGCAGACCCTGCCTGGGGTGGCCCATCAGGTGGTAGAACAGATGGTCATCTCTGACCAGATCAAGGCAGAGGATAGAGCCAATGTGCTACGCGCCCTTCTGCTGAAACACAG CCACCCAAGTGACGAGAAAGAGTTCTCCTTTCCCCGAAACATCTCAGCGGGTTCTCTAGGCTCTCTGCTGGGGCATCACCATGCCCAGGGGACCGAGAGTGATCCTCACGTCACGGAGCCGCTCATCAGTGGTGTTCCTGAGACCCGGCTGGAGGTGGATAGAGAG CGTGagctcccacccccagccccacccgCAGGCATTACCCGCTCCAAGTCCAAGCATGAGCTGAAGCTGCTGGAGAAGATCCCCGAGAATGCTGAGGCTACCGTGGTCCTAGTGG GCTGTGTGGAGTTCCTTTCTCGCCCCACCATGGCCTTTGTGCGTCTGCGGGAGGCTGTGGAACTGGATGCAGTTCTGGAGGTGCCTGTACCCGTGCgtttcctcttcctgcttctgggcCCCAGCAGTGCCAACATGGACTACCATGAGATTGGCCGCTCCATCTCCACCCTCATGTCTGACAAG CAATTCCACGAGGCAGCCTACCTGGCAGATGAACGGGACGACTTGCTGACTGCTATCAATGCCTTCCTGGACTGCAGTGTGGTGCTACCACCTTCAGAAGTGCAGGGCGAGGAGCTGCTGCGTTCTGTTGCCCATTTCCAACGCCAGATGCTAAAGAAGCGAGAGGAGCAGGGCCGCCTGTTACCCCCTGGGGCTGGGCTAGAACCCAAGTCTGCCCAAGATAAGG CGCTCCTGCAGATGGTAGAGGTGGCAGGTGCAGCTGAAGATGATCCCCTTCGGAGGACGGGCCGGCCCTTTGGGGGGCTGATCCGTGACGTGCGGCGCCGATACCCCCACTACCTGAGTGACTTCCGTGATGCACTTGACCCTCAGTGCCTGGCTGCTGTGATCTTCATTTACTTTGCCGCCCTGTCTCCTGCCATCACTTTTGGGGGCCTACTAG GAGAGAAGACACAGGACCTGATAGGAGTATCAGAGCTGATCATGTCCACAGCACTCCAAGGTGTGATCTTCTGCCTGCTCGGGGCTCAACCACTGCTGGTGATTGGCTTCTCTGGGCCTCTGCTAGTGTTTGAGGAGGCCTTCTTCTCG TTCTGCAGCAGCAATCAGTTGGAGTACTTGGTGGGCCGAGTGTGGATTGGCTTCTGGCTGGTGTTCCTGGCCCTGCTCATGGTGGCTCTGGAGGGGAGCTTCCTGGTCCGCTTTGTCTCCCGATTCACCCAGGAGATCTTTGCCTTCCTCATCTCCCTCATCTTCATCTATGAGACCTTCTACAAGCTgatcaag ATCTTCCAGGAACACCCTCTCCATGGCTGCTCAGTCTCCAACGACTCAGAGGCAGACAGCAGCAGTGGCAATATGACTTGGACAGCAACCATGCTGGTGCCAGACAACGGCAGCACAGCCATGCAGTCTGGACCAGAGAAGCCCCGGGGCCAGCCCAACACGGCCTTGCTATCGCTGGTGCTGATGGCTGGCACCTTCTTCATCGCCTTCTTCCTTCGCAAATTCAAGAACAGCCGGTTCTTCCCTGGCCGG ATCCGGCGGGTAATTGGGGACTTCGGGGTGCCCATCGCGATCCTCATCATGGTGCTTGTGGATTACAGTATTGAGGACACCTACACCCAG AAGCTGAGTGTGCCTAGTGGATTCTCCGTGACAGCCCCAGACAAGCGGGGCTGGGTCATCAACCCTCTTGGAGAAAAGAGCCCCTTTCCCGTGTGGATGATGGTGGccagcctgctgcctgctgtcctGGTGTTCATCCTTATCTTCATGGAGACACAGATCACCAC GCTGATCATCTCCAAGAAAGAGCGGATGCTGCAGAAGGGCTCTGGTTTCCACCTGGACCTGCTGCTCATTGTAGCCATGGGTGGCATCTGTGCCCTCTTTGGCCTTCCTTGGTTGGCTGCTGCCACAGTCCGCTCTGTCACTCATGCCAATGCACTCACTGTCATGAGCAAGGCTGTGGCACCTGGAGACAAACCCAAGATTCAGGAGGTCAAGGAACAGCGGGTAACAGGGCTGCTGGTGGCCCTGCTTGTAG gcCTCTCCATGGTCATTGGGGACCTACTGCGACAGATCCCCCTGGCTGTACTCTTTGGCATTTTCTTATACATGGGAGTTACTTCCCTTAATGGGATCCAATTCTATGAGCGGTTGCACCTGCTACTCATGCCACCCAAACACCACCCAGATGTTACCTACGTCAAGAAG GTTCGGACCATGCGGATGCACCTGTTCACTGCCTTGCAGTTACTGTGCCTGGCCCTGCTCTGGGCAGTCATGTCCACAGCCGCCTCCCTGGCCTTCCCCTTCATCCTCATCCTCACAGTGCCACTACGCATGGTGGTACTTACCCGCATCTTCACCGAGCGAGAAATGAAATGT CTGGATGCTAATGAGGCAGAGCCAGTGTTTGATGAGCGTGAAGGTGTGGATGAGTACAACGAGATGCCCATGCCTGTGTAG
- the Slc4a2 gene encoding anion exchange protein 2 isoform X2, with the protein MDFLLQPQPEPESLSPGTPGFPEQEEDELRTLGVERFEEILQEAGSRGGEEPGRSYGEEDFEYHRQSSHHIHHPLSTHLPPDARRRKTPQGPGRKPRRRPGASPTGETPTIEEGEEDEDETSEAEGSRAPPQQPSPASTPSSVQFFLQEDESGERKAERTSPSPPTQIPHQETASRPTKGAQTGTLVEEMVAVASGTAGGDDGGAAGRPLTKAQPGHRSYNLQERRRIGSMTGVEQALLPRVPTDESEAQTLATADLDLMKSHRFEDVPGVRRHLVRKNAKGSTQAAREGREPGPTPRARPRAPHKPHEVFVELNELLLDKNQEPQWRETARWIKFEEDVEEETERWGKPHVASLSFRSLLELRRTLAHGAVLLDLDQQTLPGVAHQVVEQMVISDQIKAEDRANVLRALLLKHSHPSDEKEFSFPRNISAGSLGSLLGHHHAQGTESDPHVTEPLISGVPETRLEVDRERELPPPAPPAGITRSKSKHELKLLEKIPENAEATVVLVGCVEFLSRPTMAFVRLREAVELDAVLEVPVPVRFLFLLLGPSSANMDYHEIGRSISTLMSDKQFHEAAYLADERDDLLTAINAFLDCSVVLPPSEVQGEELLRSVAHFQRQMLKKREEQGRLLPPGAGLEPKSAQDKALLQMVEVAGAAEDDPLRRTGRPFGGLIRDVRRRYPHYLSDFRDALDPQCLAAVIFIYFAALSPAITFGGLLGEKTQDLIGVSELIMSTALQGVIFCLLGAQPLLVIGFSGPLLVFEEAFFSFCSSNQLEYLVGRVWIGFWLVFLALLMVALEGSFLVRFVSRFTQEIFAFLISLIFIYETFYKLIKIFQEHPLHGCSVSNDSEADSSSGNMTWTATMLVPDNGSTAMQSGPEKPRGQPNTALLSLVLMAGTFFIAFFLRKFKNSRFFPGRIRRVIGDFGVPIAILIMVLVDYSIEDTYTQKLSVPSGFSVTAPDKRGWVINPLGEKSPFPVWMMVASLLPAVLVFILIFMETQITTLIISKKERMLQKGSGFHLDLLLIVAMGGICALFGLPWLAAATVRSVTHANALTVMSKAVAPGDKPKIQEVKEQRVTGLLVALLVGLSMVIGDLLRQIPLAVLFGIFLYMGVTSLNGIQFYERLHLLLMPPKHHPDVTYVKKVRTMRMHLFTALQLLCLALLWAVMSTAASLAFPFILILTVPLRMVVLTRIFTEREMKCLDANEAEPVFDEREGVDEYNEMPMPV; encoded by the exons ATGGACTTCCTCCTGCAACCTCAG CCAGAGCCTGAAAGCCTGAGCCCCGGAACACCTGGGTTCCCTGAGCAAGAAGAAGACGAACTTCGTACCCTAGGTGTAGAACGGTTCGAGGAGATCCTGCAGGAGGCTGGATCCCGAGGAGGAGAGGAGCCAGGCCGAAGCTATGGGGAGGAAGACTTTGAAT ACCACCGCCAGTCCTCCCACCATATCCACCATCCACTGTCCACCCATCTGCCTCCTGATGCCCGCCGCCGCAAGACTCCCCAGGGCCCAGGACGGAAACCTCGGAGGCGCCCTGGAGCCTCTCCCACTGGGGAGACCCCTACAAtcgaggaaggggaggaagatgaGGATGAAACCAGTGAAGCTGAAGGGTCCAGGGCTCCCCCACAGCAGCCATCCCCTGCCTCTACACCTTCTTCAGTGCAG TTCTTTCTCCAAGAGGATGAAAGTGGAGAAcggaaggcagagagaacaagccCATCCCCCCCTACACAGATACCCCACCAGGAGACAGCTTCCCGGCCCACCAAAGGGGCACAGACGGG AACGCTGGTGGAGGAGATGGTAGCGGTGGCCAGTGGCACGGCTGGAGGTGATGATGGAGGTGCTGCAGGACGTCCCCTGACCAAAGCCCAGCCTGGACATCGAAGTTACAACCTTCAGGAGAGAAGACGAATTGGCAGTATGACAGGGGTGGAGCAGGCACTACTGCCCAGGGTCCCTACTGATGAGAGTGAGGCCCAGACACTAGCCACAGCTGACCTTGACCTCATGAAAA GTCACCGGTTTGAGGATGTTCCTGGGGTACGGCGACACTTGGTGAGGAAGAATGCCAAAGGTTCTACACAAGCTGCCCGGGAAGGTCGAGAGCCTGGCCCCACACCTCGGGCACGACCGCGGGCCCCCCATAAGCCCCATGAG GTGTTTGTGGAGCTGAATGAGTTGCTGTTGGACAAAAACCAGGAGCCTCAGTGGCGGGAGACAGCCCGCTGGATAAAATTTGAGGAGGATGTGGAGGAGGAGACCGAGCGCTGGGGGAAGCCTCATGTGGCCTCACTGTCCTTCCGAAGCCTCCTGGAACTCCGCAGAACACTGGCCCACG GAGCTGTGCTCTTGGACCTGGATCAGCAGACCCTGCCTGGGGTGGCCCATCAGGTGGTAGAACAGATGGTCATCTCTGACCAGATCAAGGCAGAGGATAGAGCCAATGTGCTACGCGCCCTTCTGCTGAAACACAG CCACCCAAGTGACGAGAAAGAGTTCTCCTTTCCCCGAAACATCTCAGCGGGTTCTCTAGGCTCTCTGCTGGGGCATCACCATGCCCAGGGGACCGAGAGTGATCCTCACGTCACGGAGCCGCTCATCAGTGGTGTTCCTGAGACCCGGCTGGAGGTGGATAGAGAG CGTGagctcccacccccagccccacccgCAGGCATTACCCGCTCCAAGTCCAAGCATGAGCTGAAGCTGCTGGAGAAGATCCCCGAGAATGCTGAGGCTACCGTGGTCCTAGTGG GCTGTGTGGAGTTCCTTTCTCGCCCCACCATGGCCTTTGTGCGTCTGCGGGAGGCTGTGGAACTGGATGCAGTTCTGGAGGTGCCTGTACCCGTGCgtttcctcttcctgcttctgggcCCCAGCAGTGCCAACATGGACTACCATGAGATTGGCCGCTCCATCTCCACCCTCATGTCTGACAAG CAATTCCACGAGGCAGCCTACCTGGCAGATGAACGGGACGACTTGCTGACTGCTATCAATGCCTTCCTGGACTGCAGTGTGGTGCTACCACCTTCAGAAGTGCAGGGCGAGGAGCTGCTGCGTTCTGTTGCCCATTTCCAACGCCAGATGCTAAAGAAGCGAGAGGAGCAGGGCCGCCTGTTACCCCCTGGGGCTGGGCTAGAACCCAAGTCTGCCCAAGATAAGG CGCTCCTGCAGATGGTAGAGGTGGCAGGTGCAGCTGAAGATGATCCCCTTCGGAGGACGGGCCGGCCCTTTGGGGGGCTGATCCGTGACGTGCGGCGCCGATACCCCCACTACCTGAGTGACTTCCGTGATGCACTTGACCCTCAGTGCCTGGCTGCTGTGATCTTCATTTACTTTGCCGCCCTGTCTCCTGCCATCACTTTTGGGGGCCTACTAG GAGAGAAGACACAGGACCTGATAGGAGTATCAGAGCTGATCATGTCCACAGCACTCCAAGGTGTGATCTTCTGCCTGCTCGGGGCTCAACCACTGCTGGTGATTGGCTTCTCTGGGCCTCTGCTAGTGTTTGAGGAGGCCTTCTTCTCG TTCTGCAGCAGCAATCAGTTGGAGTACTTGGTGGGCCGAGTGTGGATTGGCTTCTGGCTGGTGTTCCTGGCCCTGCTCATGGTGGCTCTGGAGGGGAGCTTCCTGGTCCGCTTTGTCTCCCGATTCACCCAGGAGATCTTTGCCTTCCTCATCTCCCTCATCTTCATCTATGAGACCTTCTACAAGCTgatcaag ATCTTCCAGGAACACCCTCTCCATGGCTGCTCAGTCTCCAACGACTCAGAGGCAGACAGCAGCAGTGGCAATATGACTTGGACAGCAACCATGCTGGTGCCAGACAACGGCAGCACAGCCATGCAGTCTGGACCAGAGAAGCCCCGGGGCCAGCCCAACACGGCCTTGCTATCGCTGGTGCTGATGGCTGGCACCTTCTTCATCGCCTTCTTCCTTCGCAAATTCAAGAACAGCCGGTTCTTCCCTGGCCGG ATCCGGCGGGTAATTGGGGACTTCGGGGTGCCCATCGCGATCCTCATCATGGTGCTTGTGGATTACAGTATTGAGGACACCTACACCCAG AAGCTGAGTGTGCCTAGTGGATTCTCCGTGACAGCCCCAGACAAGCGGGGCTGGGTCATCAACCCTCTTGGAGAAAAGAGCCCCTTTCCCGTGTGGATGATGGTGGccagcctgctgcctgctgtcctGGTGTTCATCCTTATCTTCATGGAGACACAGATCACCAC GCTGATCATCTCCAAGAAAGAGCGGATGCTGCAGAAGGGCTCTGGTTTCCACCTGGACCTGCTGCTCATTGTAGCCATGGGTGGCATCTGTGCCCTCTTTGGCCTTCCTTGGTTGGCTGCTGCCACAGTCCGCTCTGTCACTCATGCCAATGCACTCACTGTCATGAGCAAGGCTGTGGCACCTGGAGACAAACCCAAGATTCAGGAGGTCAAGGAACAGCGGGTAACAGGGCTGCTGGTGGCCCTGCTTGTAG gcCTCTCCATGGTCATTGGGGACCTACTGCGACAGATCCCCCTGGCTGTACTCTTTGGCATTTTCTTATACATGGGAGTTACTTCCCTTAATGGGATCCAATTCTATGAGCGGTTGCACCTGCTACTCATGCCACCCAAACACCACCCAGATGTTACCTACGTCAAGAAG GTTCGGACCATGCGGATGCACCTGTTCACTGCCTTGCAGTTACTGTGCCTGGCCCTGCTCTGGGCAGTCATGTCCACAGCCGCCTCCCTGGCCTTCCCCTTCATCCTCATCCTCACAGTGCCACTACGCATGGTGGTACTTACCCGCATCTTCACCGAGCGAGAAATGAAATGT CTGGATGCTAATGAGGCAGAGCCAGTGTTTGATGAGCGTGAAGGTGTGGATGAGTACAACGAGATGCCCATGCCTGTGTAG